The sequence ATTTGCTTTGTTACTCAAAGTGCAAACATTTAAGCAATCAAAACTAcactaaagttttattttaaattttaaagtttttgtgtttgttgtttCTGAATGGTCCCTTTTTTAAAGCCATTGGAACTATGTAGATTAATCTTGAACCACTGTGAGTATTGTTAAGAATGTACCTTcgtttgaaattgaaattgaaaagagagaaataaattagAGAAGAAGATAACTATTTGAAGTGGTAATTCTGGATCTAACTCTATCCAAGTTGCATTGGCAAGTGTATCTGCTATATAGATATAGTTGTATTCCTAACTTATTGTAGAGAAACTTAGTACAAATTATATTTGCTATGATTTATTGCACAAGTTTCATTTAACAGCTTCTTATGGTGATTGttagtgaaagttcaaatagcgtataaaacaccaatgaacgtttagaccctcaaatacaaaattaccaacacaagcttataatcaaataatatatgtgcgagatatgaaatataagctatatccaaattggtaacacactctaaaccataattaatcacaaacacagcagcaattaaaaggtaaagagaaaggaaagagagatgcaaacacaaagataacatgGCAATGtcttatcaaagaggaaaccgaagtactcagcgaaaaacctctccgccaccctccaagcggtcaataatccactagaaaataaagttgggatacatgaatagcagaagaccctccaaacctaatttatccagtgcacctaagccctccaaacttcttgttCTAATAGGATTACAccaaaccttgtcttctctagcttaccagaTCCCGcttaatattttccaaaattttggcaaaataatttttaacatcTTCGGGCACCTTCAAGTATGGTTTAACATCCTTATGTGTATGTGccaaatggtttttcattcttATGACTCCACTCCAATATTCATTTGAGTAATAATTACATATAAGCTTAAGCCTACTTGTCTTATCATCATTAATATGTAGACAATGATCCCAAGTGGGATCTTTCTCCTTATTTCTTTTCCTCCTatcacccttttttttatatacctGAAAGCAACTATGAACACATGAATTTATAGTCAATCAACAACTTTTATGTACACAAATTAAGCATCACAGTTACACTATCACAAATTCACAGTATTAATATTAACATTACAaaatacaaacatatatatatatatatatatataaacactcatATACATACATTGATACATATTCAGTatactaaactaattttttataagcCACTCGGTTATATTAAACTAAATGAACTAATATAATAggttaataacaataaataactacaataattttttagtataaagaattaatcaaaaaaatttattaagaaaaaataaaaactaacctTACACACACAGTGGACCCAACGTGAGGCAGcacttgttgttgttgttgtcttgCTCTAGTAGCATGTGGGAGTGTGGGACTTTTGGGTTAGGAAaaggaatagaagaaaaagacaagattGTGGTCCTTTGGAGCTTGTGGTCCCTTGATAAGAGATCTCTTGAAACTTGATGATCTAAAAGGtaaaaagatgaaaacaaaTAGAGAGGAAGCCAAAGGGGTTTTGGGAAAGTTGAGAGCTTGAGAATTGAGATACAAAGGAAAATATCAGATAAAAAATGTGTGGGTGACTGGTGTGGCTATGTGGTGTGGGTAAATCAATTTAATTGtggttcaaaatttttagagctaaaaaagaaaaaaaaaattaagaaggcTTTGTATTGGGCCAAACCACCAAAATAGCCCAacttgcttttaaaaaaatagaaaaatgttttgggctaaaattttggttaaaaaagcCTATTTAAGCCAATTGTTTATGTATCGTCCGATACATACGATATTCACAATACGTACAATACATACAACTGTATCATCCGATTCATATGCACCTATGATACATATCAACGATACAATACTTTTTTCAAACGATACGATACGTATTGTACGATACGTATCGCGTAACGTATGATACTGACAactataaatatagtaataaaaatattttaaaaaaaaccataaatttagtaataatatcaaaataactaataactttataagctaaatgGGCCAAACGGGTTAAACGAGTTCGCATGCTGAAtacaaacccgacccatttaCTAAACAGGTTAGTCGTGTTAACTTGAATATGACCCCAACCCATTTAGCCTCAACCCATAACCTGTCTATAAACGAGTTAGTTGTGTCGAGTTCCCAGGTCGTGTCAGATTTTGCCACCCTTACTCTACCGCTCAATAGTTGGACTCAAAACTATACATGAAAAGGTTGTGCTCTCCTACTCTTTGGAGGGCTCTCCTTTGCTGTTTTATGGTAATTTATTGTTgcttatgttttctttcttcccCTAGTGGGttataaattttgtttcctttcaagaaagaaaaaaatttgacatatatctttttttagaaacaaacacaaatataAGCCACACACTCTGTCATTTAAATATAAGCCACACAAATCtattagaaagaaaatgatatgTCATAGAATAATATTTATACAGAACAAGTAGATGGCTCAAGAAAGTACTAGAGATTGtttcaaacaaaagaaagaaaaaatgaaaatggatgCCGACATACAATATGGACTTCATGGCGCCAGCGATCAGTGTAGACCCCACAATTTCTATCATcatttgttttagaaaatatatgtAGTGATTGGTTACTTTGACTCGACTCTCATTGAAACCATGTCTGATTTGTAGGGACTCTCTTCACAGCGTCCAAAGGTTTAGAAAAAATTggaatgaaaaaacaaaattgattggATCGTAcatgttgaaatatttgattttgagaGCTAGTAATTTGTGTCCGGTTAATAGATTTTGTTagggtaattgttaataaactatattaaaaaaattatacaatttttatgaaaaatataaaaaaatgtcaacaaaattaattattttctttttctcaaatttttttttaattattttctcaattccccataaaatatttctaaaaatagttttaaactAATgcacttagaatattttttaacATATCCGTAAGTAATTTATCTACTCTTATCTGTCTCCTGCAGCAGTTGTAGAAAATCACAaatatgggaaaaaaatatcatatgtaAAGCAAGATTTATGATTGTGATTGACGTTATCATGCTTAGGACTAAATGCAATCACATTGGGTCTCTTGCTAGCTGTTTCTTAAAGTAGAAAAAAGATACCAAAAttcttttgatttatttttttatgttttgataaCTGAAATAAAGGAAAGCGACACtttgaaaagtaagaaaaaattcatagatcaaataaaataaaataaaaatttactaaagtgaaaaaaataaagtatagaATAATGAATATTGTGCAGGGCAAAAAGAGATTGGTGCGAATTTGATTCGATTCTGGCTTCAGTTACTATTTGCTCACACAATTCATTTTTAGAGATGGGATGCAAGATCAACTCTTTAGTACGCGTCACAATACAAAAATGTAAATCTAGTCAAAAAACTACTAGTGTAGTGATTAATATTCAAGTAGGAAATTGATGAAAAAAGACTAAGTGTTGGTTCTCGAGTTTGGTTTGAGCATGGTGTTACAGATGATTTATCTCTCTTCTCCTTGTTTATgatcctctttttattttacctcTACCTTGATCCTGGTGCTTCTTGGCTTTATATATCTTAGCAAAGATGCATCCGAATCTTACATTTGGAAGGCTATGATCAAACTgtcttgatacttgtcccattaagACCTTGCTAAAAGGTTTTTACACTTGAGTATTAGCTGTGGTAACACTATTCAAGGTCTTTTCCCCAATAATGCGGCCAACTAAGTGGTTGTAGTGCATTAAATATGGAGGGGACGACCATCTTGtacttcctttttcttctcttccttgttCAATACCAGGTTACCCTTGTTCCCCCTCGGGTGACCTtcaaatcacctggtggggtttttgctatgtagtttttcctcattcgtaaacaaattaccgtgtcaatttatttttcgttgcgtactttagttaattggtgatttgaaTGTGCTACCATGCACtttacatgttaatttgattaattaataaacttgactaattaattaattaataaatcaaaaggggtcaatacgtttttggcctaccAATCTTAGAATCCTTTCTATTGTGTTGTCCATAGAAAATCTTGACGATAAGATTGTGATTGCTACTTGCAGTATATAGTTAAGAAATCAATTGTGCTTTTCACCATCTAAtaatagagaagaaaataatgaataaggacaaaagaaggaaaagctAAGGAGATATTTTCTTACCTAATCTATTAGTATCAATCAAATAAGATAAGATATAAAATATCTATCTGATTGATTACTAGCTCTCAAAATCAATCAGATAGATATTGTATATCTTATCTAGTTCTTCCTCTAATATTCTCGtaacttaaaaaagaaagtgatGCTAAGGACACATAATAGTGCACAATTTTGTGCCATAACTTGTCACATCATGGCGAGTTATAAGTGGTGAACGGGTGTCTCCACATGGCCCACCTTCACACCTCGACTACTCATAACTCGTCCCATGGCGAGTTGTGGTACAAAATTGTGCATTATTATATGTCCCTATcattactctaaaaaaaaacccaaaatacacCAACTAAAGCTTGAAACTCCTTAACCTCAACATTATATGCTCTAATATGTCTAATACCTTTTATCATATTTCCATCCAAATGAATCATTTAGGTAGATTTGAaactatttctcaaaaaaaaaaaataataataataataaaaaggtagatttgaattttgccTACCAAATAACGAAAggtcattatatatatatatatatatatataaagtaaattGATATTAGTAACAATTAGAGATTTGTTAtgtaaaaatgtgtttttgttttggaaaggACCATTGAACATAGGAATGGGTTATGtgatcaatttattttttgggttctttggatcgagttttaattttaaatttttggcaAGGGAAGGGGGgagaatagtgttttttttatttttattatcctaacctttgaattttatatctctatatactgtttaaaaataaaattaaactttaaggGGCCATTGacttttgaattattaaaaattccATCCATAATACATACTaaatatactatataataaaagttaggtaTTGCAAACTGTGATTGGATTAAGTAGTTTTCTCTTTAAACAACAAGTAACTACACTCTctttagagcattctcatcaaagatttcaaaaaaattagcatttagcatctcaaaaacctactttatcaattttaacaactcactttacaatacacccaacatcaaagattttatattttttactacttcattaaaattttattatttttattattttttattctcaatctCATCTCTTTCACTACCAACAAACCCACTGCCACTGCCAACACACACTGTCACCACCatccacagccacagccacggccaccaccaccacccataACCTCAACCCCTAATTAAccgcaaaaaacaaaaaaaacaaaaaacaaaaaaaaaaacccacaaactaGAACCACCAAAAACCCACAAATTGGAACTTCTGCCAGCCACCAGCCACGTTCACCACCACCAGCACCATTGTGGCAGCCACAACCCACagcaaaaaaacccaaaacaaaaccaccaccataacaaccaccatcatcaacaacccaccacaaaactcattaaaataGACCAACACTATTAGACAAAACAACCACCATCAGAATCACAAGTTAcctccaaataaaaatttaaaaaaaaaaaaatttaaaaaccataAAACTTCAACACAATCACTACCAACACTACCACTGTGATTTTTCAGTTGTTGATGCCagtgaaagaaggaaagagagaagaagtaaGACCggtgagagaaaaagaaagaaaaaaagagaaaagagagaagaagtcAGACctatgagagaaaaagaaagaagaaaagaaagaagagaatagTGAGAGAGATCAGAGaaggaataaataaataaaataaaataaaaattgtttacaaTCTAACTACAGTGAGCTATTATCAATAATAGCTCATTGTAGttgaatgctaaaatatttagcatttagcatcttTATTGTAGGTATGTTTTTATGATTTGAGGTGTTAGAACTGCTAAAACatagcatttagcatttttaacacATTTGATGACAATGCTCTTACATGAAGTGACATGCAGCAAATGCAATAAAATCACAAACATATTGCTCTAAGGATTTGTTTAagatccgcttattttactgaaattgaaaacttttgctgataatattgtaaataaaggtaaaagttagctaaaatagtaaagtgagactcatgaatagtaccaaaaaatgcagtggagcccatgaatagtagcaaaaataagctagtttttttaatttcgagCCAAACGCAGACTAAGTAAAACTCTActagcaattttttttgaaatttacaatacaattttgattaaaactaaataagaagattttgaaaaggtttttttcattatttatttttataattaaatattataaattttgttttcaataataatttagttttacATGATTTGCCCCAtgtaactttaatttttttgttttcaataaaagAGTACAAAATTCCAAACTAGGTAGTTAAATACGATAAGGTTAGGTTAATATTGATTTGGCTATTGCAACCTTAAGTCATGCCGATAGCTTAATGGTACCAAGACTAACAAGACTTAGGCCGTTTTGTTAGTATACCGTTGGTGATCTTAGACCTGTTAGCACACTAGAATTTCCTTGCTAACTTAACTAACTAATCTTTCTCAAAAATGAAATGTGACCTTGAGTCCCACATCGATAAGCTAGTAACTAACATAAAGGTTTAAAGCTTTCGCTAGACTTGCCGGACTTTGGACCTTTTGTTAGTATACCGTTGGTGATCTTAGACCTGTTAGCATACTAGAATTTCCTTGCTTACGTAACTAACTaatctttcttaaaaaattaaagctttATGGTACCAAAATAAAAGCTAATCCACAAAATGCCCCGAACAGCTAAATATTTGTCTATAAAAGCTTACAGATTTCATTTGAAAGATACCCATATATAGGACTCCAGCAACCTTAGCCTAAAATGGATTTTCTTTCACCTTCCCTATATTCTGCCATAGCTGGACTTATTGCTCTAATTCTTTTCTCCCATTATCTTTTAAAGAGGTCAAGAGTTGGCTTAGCCAAAACAGTACCTATTGCTCCTGGTGCATGGCCTGTAATTGGTCACCTCCCTCTGTTAGGGGGAACCCAACCTCCTCACCTAACTTTGGGAACCATGGCTGACAAGTACGGACCACTTTTTACTATCAAGCTTGGATTGCATCCAGCTTTGGTGGTGAGCAGTTGGGACATGGCCAAAGAGTGCTTCACCACCAACGACTTGGCCTTGTCATCGCGACCCAATTTTGTAGCTGTAAAGCACATGGGCTATAACTATGCCATGTTTGGATTTGCACCCCATGGTCCCTATTGGCGTGAATTGCGTAAAATAATCGCGTTAGAGCTACTATCAACCCGTCGGCTTGACCAGCTTGCCTATATTCGAGTCTCTGAAGTTGAGATGTTCTTGAAAGGTCTATACAAACTTTGGACCAAGGAAAAGAACGGGCCAGGCCAAATTTTAGTGGAGTTGAAGCAATGGTTTGGGGACATGAGTCTCAACGTGATTCTTAGAATGATCGCTGGAAAGCGGTACTTTGGTGTTAATCATGATGTTGTTCATGAAAAAGAGGCACGGTGCTGCCAAAAGGCAGTGCAGGATTTCTTTAATTTACTGGGTTTGTTTCTGGTGTCGGATGCAATTCCATATCTCAGGTGGTTGGATTTGGGTGGACATGAAAAGGCCATGAAAAGAACTGCAAAAGAGATTGACAACATTCTTGGGGAATGGTTGGAAGAGCATAAGCGAAATAGAGTCTCCGGTGAAACTAAAGAGAAAGATTTCATGGACGTAATGCTTTCAGTCGAAACTGATGGAGCAGACCTAGGAGGTTATGATCCTGACACAGTCAACAAAGCCACATGTTTGGTATGCGTGCTTCCTCTCttaaaaaggagaaaataatAAGTTGATATGAGTTATGTTCTAAACAATATGTCTAaatacacaataaatttcacatgATTGATATATGATAAAAGAGATATCATAGCAGTCATGAAAGTATTTTTGCACTAATCACATTCTATCAtattaaaaatgtgaaaacattTATGAAATTTGTCATGCCTATTGTATTGTAGTGTTTTTAAACCACTAAAACGATATGGATTGCTTTGTTTCACAGTATCATTTGGACATGaataacaattttcattttgCAGAATTTGATTGCAGGTGGAAGTGACACCATTGTAGTAACCTTAACTTGGGCAACATCACTATTGTTGAATAACCGCCATGTATTGAAAAAGGCCCAAGATGAGCTTGACGATCAAGTGGGCAAGGAAAGAATTGTAAAAGAGTCGGACATAAATAAGTTGGTGTACCTCCAAGCCATAGTTAAAGAGACTTTACGTTTGTATCCCGCGGCACCACTATCTGGACCACGTGAATTCACCGAGGACTGCACCATAGGTGGTTACCATGTCCCAAAAGGCACCCGGCTAATCCCAAACCTTTGGaaaatccaaacagaccatcaCAAATGGTCAGACCCATTAAAGTTCAAGCCGGAAAGATTTCTCACCACCCACAAGGATGTTGATTTTAAGGGGCAAAACTTTGAGTTTATCCCATTTGGAAGTGGTAGAAGAATATGCCCTGGAGCATCTTTTGGAGTTCCAATGATGCACTTAGCACTTGCTAGTTTTTTACACATGTATGACATTTCTACTCCCTCAAATGTAAAGGTTGATATGACTGAGAGCTTTGGACTCACAAACTTGAAAGCCACCCCACTTGAAGTTCTCGTCACACCACGCCTGCACCTCACGAGCTTTATGGATTATTCCGTCTAAATAGAAGTATAGAACTCAAGTGTACTTCTAAGTGTTGAATTTTTCTTATGGAGTTTGATGATGTAAAATGGAAATTTCAGTGCCTATATAACACTCTTTTGTCAAATATCATGACATGCACTTAATATCATACTTCCAGTGCTCCAATTGGTGTATTGATCCTAATGTTTTGGTACATGCTAAAAGTCAATATAAGAAAACCTTTGAACTAATCAACAAGactaaatgaataataataatatttgtgATTTATATGCATACTATGATGATTGTGATGGGAAAAAAGGAAGGGCCCGCCCCTAAGTTGGGCCTGGCCCATTAGGATTTGGCTATAAGGACATGGTCCAGAAGCTGATTCCACAAAAAGTCTCACCGAGGATGACCAGCCATGCAGAGGACAAAGAACAATACAAGGACGAGCGCATTGCCAAGAACAAAATTGGCGATTGGCACAAGTTACTAGGAGATTTTCCTAATGTCAAGATTTTAAGTCCCGCCCCTGTTGAATGATTTGATAG is a genomic window of Quercus lobata isolate SW786 chromosome 2, ValleyOak3.0 Primary Assembly, whole genome shotgun sequence containing:
- the LOC115975377 gene encoding cytochrome P450 CYP82D47-like, coding for MDFLSPSLYSAIAGLIALILFSHYLLKRSRVGLAKTVPIAPGAWPVIGHLPLLGGTQPPHLTLGTMADKYGPLFTIKLGLHPALVVSSWDMAKECFTTNDLALSSRPNFVAVKHMGYNYAMFGFAPHGPYWRELRKIIALELLSTRRLDQLAYIRVSEVEMFLKGLYKLWTKEKNGPGQILVELKQWFGDMSLNVILRMIAGKRYFGVNHDVVHEKEARCCQKAVQDFFNLLGLFLVSDAIPYLRWLDLGGHEKAMKRTAKEIDNILGEWLEEHKRNRVSGETKEKDFMDVMLSVETDGADLGGYDPDTVNKATCLNLIAGGSDTIVVTLTWATSLLLNNRHVLKKAQDELDDQVGKERIVKESDINKLVYLQAIVKETLRLYPAAPLSGPREFTEDCTIGGYHVPKGTRLIPNLWKIQTDHHKWSDPLKFKPERFLTTHKDVDFKGQNFEFIPFGSGRRICPGASFGVPMMHLALASFLHMYDISTPSNVKVDMTESFGLTNLKATPLEVLVTPRLHLTSFMDYSV